The following proteins are co-located in the Solenopsis invicta isolate M01_SB chromosome 7, UNIL_Sinv_3.0, whole genome shotgun sequence genome:
- the LOC105193481 gene encoding MTOR-associated protein MEAK7 produces the protein MGHGSSRSASSNILSTEELTLVENLFKSMSRSSGSIKREDIFKHWSIHLDDALLQFVVRFLCHDPGKKVSTINGENFGRLYVFAVRGNPEERTNLIFDGFSEEEQKYEMPTTSFLQYLQATINSYLRLQKNSGNAHYLTWSSIGCTVNTRRIGMRSRSLCEDLIKYGDTLTVDQVENWFTTAATFKNIQSHVFQYLYLVSQKKGSDKNTGARINDLNLLPLCKGLENIPHFPSILGLGDVLFLNLSLPHELRDEWRFLFSSQVHGESFSTMLGRIAMQGATIIILQDMDDHVFGGFASDSWKLGPNFMGNQTSFLFKLEPDILTFSSTNYNNHYQYLNLHQQTMPNGLLMGGQLNYPGLWLDCEYGTGKSSLTCTTFQNYVQLSGKEDFKIKHCEVWGVGPVPDVEEDVREMKSVLDQDPTSKVMLELSGRKLHSEGLREDQE, from the coding sequence ATGGGTCATGGGTCGAGCCGCTCTGCTTCGTCAAACATCCTTTCTACAGAGGAATTGACCTTAGTGGAAAACCTCTTTAAATCCATGTCCCGCAGCTCAGGTTCCATCAAACGCGAGGACATATTCAAACATTGGTCGATACATTTGGACGATGCGTTATTGCAGTTCGTGGTCCGATTTCTCTGTCACGATCCAGGAAAGAAGGTCTCGACCATCAATGGAGAAAACTTCGGTCGGCTCTACGTCTTCGCCGTACGCGGTAATCCCGAGGAACGCACCAACTTGATCTTCGATGGTTTCTCGGAAGAGgagcaaaaatatgaaatgccCACCACTTCGTTCCTTCAATATCTCCAAGCAACGATTAACTCTTACTTGCGACTGCAGAAGAACTCCGGCAATGCGCATTACCTCACTTGGAGTAGCATCGGCTGCACCGTCAACACCAGGCGCATAGGAATGCGTTCTCGCAGTCTTTGCGAGGACTTGATCAAGTACGGAGATACGTTGACCGTCGATCAAGTGGAAAATTGGTTCACGACAGCTGCCACGTTCAAGAATATTCAATCACACGTTTTCCAATATCTTTATCTAGTCTCTCAAAAGAAGGGTAGCGATAAGAATACGGGAGCGCGAATAAACGATCTGAATCTTTTGCCGTTGTGCAAAGGTTTGGAAAATATACCGCACTTTCCAAGTATATTAGGTTTAGGAGATGTTCTGTTCCTAAATTTGAGTCTGCCACATGAATTACGTGACGAATGGCGATTTCTATTTTCGAGTCAGGTGCACGGCGAATCGTTTTCGACTATGCTAGGAAGGATCGCGATGCAAGGTGCTACGATTATCATACTTCAAGATATGGACGACCATGTGTTTGGTGGTTTTGCTTCGGACAGCTGGAAGCTAGGACCGAATTTCATGGGAAACCAAACGTCCTTCCTATTCAAACTTGAGCCGGATATATTGACATTTTCATCGACAAATTACAACAATCACTATCAATATCTCAATCTCCATCAGCAAACGATGCCTAATGGCCTGCTTATGGGGGGGCAACTTAATTATCCCGGCCTCTGGTTGGATTGCGAATACGGCACCGGCAAGTCGAGCTTGACGTGtacaacttttcaaaattatgtacaGCTTAGCGGTAAGGAAGACTTCAAAATCAAACATTGCGAAGTATGGGGAGTCGGTCCAGTACCGGATGTGGAAGAAGACGTGCGTGAAATGAAGTCTGTGTTGGATCAAGATCCAACATCGAAGGTCATGCTAGAATTGTCTGGTCGTAAGTTACACAGTGAAGGACTTCGTGAGGATCAAGAGTAA
- the LOC105193482 gene encoding glycine N-methyltransferase, with amino-acid sequence MVDSVFRTRSLGTPAEGVKDQYADGKAAKVWEIFIGDTKQRTQNYRDFLVGLLRQKGCHRILDVACGTGIDSVMLLEEGFQVVSVDASDKMLKYALKSRWERRKEPAFDNWVIEEANWLTLPSDISHLIGEGFDAVICLGNSFAHMPDSYDDQREQRQALANFERCVKPGGLLLIDHRNYDYIMRTGQTPSKCIYYNSEHTSDIKTSVLYVGGKPKIVTMDYMIALDENNKDNPEYISEFRLSYYPHRLTVFRDMLTEAFSHGAKHTIYGDFKPLNHIEDPGFYIHVLEKQY; translated from the exons ATGGTGGATTCCGTATTTCGTACCCGTTCTCTCGGTACACCAGCCGAAGGTGTCAAGGATCAGTATGCGGATGGTAAAGCGGCAAAAGTCTGGGAGATATTTATCGGTGATACAAAACAACGTACACAAAACTATCGGGATTTCTTAGTGGGCCTATTGCGGCAAAAAGGATGTCATCGAATATTGGATGTCGCCTGTGGTACCGGCATCGATTCCGTAATGCTGCTGGAAGAGGGTTTCCAAGTCGTCAGCGTCGATGCGTCTGACAAAATGCTCAAATATGCACTAAAATCCAGATGGGAGCGTAGAAAGGAGCCTGCCTTCGATAATTGGG TGATCGAAGAAGCAAATTGGTTAACTTTACCCAGCGATATTAGCCACCTTATTGGAGAAGGTTTCGATGCTGTTATATGTTTGGGAAACAGCTTTGCCCACATGCCTGATTCTTACGATGATCAGAGAGAGCAGAG ACAAGCCTTGGCGAATTTTGAACGTTGTGTAAAACCGGGAGGCTTACTGCTCATCGATCACAGAAATTACGATTATATAATGCGAACTGGTCAAACTCCTTCAAAAtgcatatattataat AGCGAGCATACGTCGGATATCAAGACGTCGGTGCTCTACGTTGGCGGAAAACCGAAAATTGTTACTATGGATTACATGATCGCTCTGGATGAAAACAACAAAGACAATCCTGAATATATCAGCGAATTCAGATTGTCGTATTATCCTCACAGATTGACAGTTTTCCGTGATATGTTGACCGAAGCATTTAGCCACGGAGCGAAACACACCATTTACGGAGACTTCAAACCGCTCAATCATATCGAGGATCCCGGCTTTTACATCCACGTACTGGagaagcaatattaa
- the LOC105193483 gene encoding zinc finger protein 706, translating to MARGQQKIQSQAKAAEKSAKLKKQQGHSANDQKKAAQKALVHVCSVCKAQMPDPKTYKQHFENKHPKNDLPDDLKNI from the exons ATGGCTCGCGGACAACAGAAGATACAGTCTCAAGCCAAGGCGGCGGAAAAGAgcgcaaaattaaagaaacagcaAGGACACAGTGCTAATGATCAAAAAAAGGCAGCACAGAAAGCGCTTGTGCACGTGTGTAGTGTATGCAAG gcCCAAATGCCAGATCCAAAGACTTATAagcaacattttgaaaataaacatcCTAAAAACGACCTGCCAGATGATTTGAAGAATATATGA